AATGCTGGTGTCAGCATGATTTTTACCTACCATCAAATTAAAAATAGAATAATAATCTTAAGAAATTAATTTGAAAGATTATTTTTCATGGGTTTAGTCTATTACTGAGATTTTTTGTTGAAGTAACCAGTTTATAGTAATCATTTCCCCAATCACACATCATACTAAGAATAGGCATTAGAGTTTCTCCTAAATTGCTTAATGAATATTCAACCTTTGGAGGAACCTGAGGATAAACTTTTCTAATAATTAGATTATCTGCTTCTAGTTCTCTTAAC
The window above is part of the Calorimonas adulescens genome. Proteins encoded here:
- a CDS encoding winged helix-turn-helix transcriptional regulator: MKSECNILEFKNKSYTCTFEITIDLIGGKWKPLIIWHLGTKGTQRFNELKKLLPQITQKMLTQQLRELEADNLIIRKVYPQVPPKVEYSLSNLGETLMPILSMMCDWGNDYYKLVTSTKNLSNRLNP